CTGGGAGATCTTCTCCGAACGCTTCGCCACCCCCGCCCGCACCCTCGCAGTCCCCGAGAATGCCCGCTACAGCGTGCGTTTCACCCGCTCCGGCCGCGAGCTGACCTGGACCGAACGCGACGGCACTCTGCTCGAGTTCGCCGAGAAGTCCGGCTTGGCGCTGCGCAGCGGTTGCCGTGTCGGCCAGTGCGAGAGCTGCCTGTGCACCGTGCGCAGCGGTTCCGTCGGCCACTTCGTGGACACCGCCCACCTGGACGACGACGCGTGTCTGCCCTGCCAGGCCGTCCCGGCCTCGGATCTCGAGATCGATGCCTGAGCGGCTCAGCGCAGATCGTCGGACAGTGATTCGGCGATCTCCGTCAGCAGCGGCGCGGCCCGCTCGATGAGTTCCTCGGTCATTCGGCCCACCGGCCCCGACACCGAAATCGCCAGGCGGGCAGGGGCTTTCGGCACCGCGACGGCCACGCATCGCACGCCCAGCTCCTGTTCGCCCTCGTCCATGGCGTAGCCGACGCGCGCGGCGACATCCAATTGCGCGGCGAATTCCTCCGGCGTGGTGATGGTGCTGTCGGTGTAGCGCGGCATTCCGGTGCGCGCCAGCAGTTCCCGGGTCAGCTCCGGCGGCGAGCCGGCCAGAATCGCCTTGCCGACGGCCGTGCAGTGCGGCAGGACCCGGCGGCCCACCTCGGTGAACATGCGCATGGAATGACGCGACTGGACCTGCGCCACATACACGATCTGATCGCCGTCGAGCATGGCCATGTTCGCGGACTCGCCGAGCTCGTCGACCAGGCGCTGCAAATGCGGGCGGGCCAGTACGGCCAGCATCTGCGAGGAGCTCTCGCCGAGCTTGATCAGCTTGGGCCCCAGCACATATTTGCGCGACGGCTCCTGATGCAGATAGCCCAGATCCACCAGGGTGCGGACCAGGCGGTGAATGGTCGGAAGCGGCAGGCCCGATTCCGCGGCCAGCTGGGACAGGCCCATCATGCCGCCCTCGTCGGCCATCAGCTCGAGCAAACCGAATGCGCGCTCGATGGATTGCACGCCCCCGGCACCGGCCTTGGGCCCCTTGACTGCGGGCACTCCCGGTCCTCCTTCATTTTCCGAATGCCGGAATAGTAGCCTGACGCCCATGCGGCTACGCGCGGAGTTCACGACCGAACCGTTCCACGGCGAAGGGGAGGCGCCGCCGCATGCGGTGGCGGCCCTCGACCTCGCCGAATCGGCCGGTCTGGAATGCGATTTCGGTCCGCTCGGCACCTCGGTGTCGGGGACGGACGACAAACTACTGCCGGTGCTGGGCCAGATCATGGTGACCGCCTTCGCGCACGGCGCGACGAGAGTAACGATGCAGGTCGAGCAGGATGACTGAACGTTCGCCGGGCACGGCCCATCCGGTACTGGTGACCCTCGCCCCGATTCTGGAGAAGACCGGCGGCCGACTGGTCGACCCCGAAAAGGCCACCGCCGACGACATTCCGGTGGTCTGGGAGGGCGAAACCCTGGCCTGCGTGCGCTTCGGCGCCCCCGAACCGGACCCGCTCGCCGGTCTCGACAAGATCCTCGACGAGGTGGCCACCGAACTGGGCGGTCCGCTGACAGAGCTGCCGCGCGCCGACAAGCAGCGTGCCGTGCGATTGCTGGAAGAGCGGGGCGCGTTCACGTTCCGCAAGTCCGCGGAGACGGTCGCGGCGGCGCTGGGCGTCACCCGCTTCACGGTCTACAACTACCTCAACCGCGAACGGGCCTGAGGGCCCGCGGCCGCCCGCGGTGCTCCCGCACGCCCGGGCGGCCCGTTCGGCCGACAGATATATATTCAACGGATTGTTGACCCTGCTTTGTGGCCCGTGCCACTGTTCTCGTCTAGCGGAATGATCCTTCCGCTGTCCGAGAGAGGTAGCGCCAATGGAGACGTTGAGCGAACGCGGCTCGAAGCCGAGCCGAAATGCGTGGGCGGCAGACCTGTCGGTCACAGCGGATCAGCCGCGGGGGGACCGGACCTGCTGTGAGTGAATCCAATCCCGCCGCACCCCATTCCGACCCCGCCGCACCCCATTCCGACCCAGAGTCCCCGGCCGAGCCCGCCGACCGCACGGCAGACCTCGGTGAGGGATCCGTCTCCGTGGCGTCCGGCACCGTCGTCGAGCTCGAGAAGCATCCGGTCGATGTCGTTCCCCCGCCGTTCCAGCTGATCGCGGGCGGTCTGCAGCACATCGCGGCGATGGTCGCCGGTGTCGTCGCACCGCCGCTGATCGTCGGCGCGGCCGTCGGCCTGAGCACCGGCGAGACCGTCATGCTCATCACCGCGAGCCTGTTCACCGCCGGCCTCGCCACCCTGCTGCAATCGCTGGGCTGGTGGAAGTTCGGCGCGCGGTTGCCGCTGATCAACGGCGGCTCCTTCGCCGCGGTCGGCCCGATCCTGGCCATCGCCAAGGACGCCCCGGGCCGGGCGCTGCCGATCATCTTCGGCGCCACCCTGGTCGCGGGGGCCATGGCCGTGTTCGCGGCCCCGTATTTCTCGCGGCTGCACCGGTTTTTCCCGCCGATCGTCGGCGGCACGGTCATCTCGCTGATCGGCCTGTCGCTGCTGCCGGTCGCGCTCGGCTGGATCAGCGGTGCGGGCGAGGGGGCCATGGGCGAGGCGCACGTGCCGCTGAAGAATCTGGCCGACGCCGCGTTCGCGCTGGTGGTCGTGCTGCTGTGCCACCGCTTCCTGAAGGGCTTCGGCCGTCAGCTGGCCCTGCTGATCGGTCTGATCGCGGGTTCGCTGCTGGGTTGGCCACTGGGACTGCTGGATACGGGTCCGGTGCGCGGCAGCGCGCTGATCGGGTTCATTCCGCCGTGGCATTTCGGCGCGCCCCAGTTCGAGATCGGCGCGATCGTCTCGCTGTGCATCGTGATGCTCGTGGTCATGACCGAATCGACCGCGACCATGATCGCGCTCGGCGAGATCGTGGATCGCCCGGCCGAGGAACAGCACATCGCGGGCGGTCTGCGGGCCGCGGGCGTCGGCACCATGCTGGCCTCGGTGATGGGCGGATTCGCTTGCGGCGCTTTCGCGCAGAACGTCGGCCTGGTCGCGCTCACTCGGATGTACAGCCGCTTCGTGGTGGCGGTCAGCGGCGGGCTGCTGGTGCTGCTGGGCCTGTTCCCGGTGGCGAGCGCGGTGGTGGAGCTGGTACCCAAGCCCGCCCTGGGCGGCACCGGTCTGGTCCTGTTCGGCACGGTCGCCGCCAGTGGCATCCGCACCCTGGCCAAGGCCGATCTCACCGATCCCATCAACTCGCTGATCGTCGGCGTCTCGCTGTTCATCGGCATGACCCCGACCGTGGCCCCGTCGTTCTACGCCGGTCTGCCGGGCCCGTTCTCGATCATCCTGGCGTCGGGCATCAGCGCGGGCTGCCTGACCGCCCTGGTCCTGAACCAGCTGTTCAAATCCCGCGTGAGCAACGCTCTGGCAACTGGCACGCCGGCCGCCCAAGGCTCTTGATCTTCGTCGGCAAGCCTGCTTGTTGAACGCTGTGACCAGCGGTTTCCGTATATTTTCAACAAAATGTTGACGAAGCCCTGTGGCCCGTGACACTCTTCACGGGAGCGGAATCACCCTTCCGTTATCCGAGAGAGGTAGCGCCAATGGTGACATTGGTCGAATTCAATTCGACAGCCGGTGAAGAACTCCGGCCGGACTTGCTGACCTGCTGTGACGCGCCCACCTGGGCCGACGGCGTGCTGGCGGACCGGCCCTACGCGGACATCGACAGCCTGCTGGCCCGGGCGAGCGAACTCGCCGCCGGCCTGTCCGGCGCCGAGGTGGACCGCGCACTCTCGGCACACCCCCGCATCGGCGATCGGGTCCAGGGCAGCGACACCCACTCCGCGTGGTCGCGTCAGGAGCAGTCCGGCGTCAGCCAGGACGAGTCGGTGGCCGCGCAGCTGCTCGAGGGCAACCTCGCCTACGAGCAGCGGTTCGGCAAGGTCTTTCTGATCTGCGCCACCGGCCTGTCGGCCGAGCAGATCCTGGCGAGCCTGAACCAGCGCCTCACCAACGATGACGAGACCGAGGCGAAAGTGGTCGCCGAGGAACTCCGCAAGATCGCCGTTCTCCGCCTGCGAAAGGTATTCGACGCGTGAGCACCATTACGACGCACATCCTCGACTCCGCGCTGGGCAAGCCCGCGGCCGGCGTCGAGGTGCGACTCGAACAGGTCGGCCCGGAGGTCCGGGTCGTGGCCGAGGGCAAGACCGATGACGACGGCCGGATCAAGGATCTCGGCCCCGAGGGTCTCGAGGCCGGTCACTACCGCCTCACCTTCGACATCGAAAGCTATGCCGCCGCAACGAATCAGACCTATTTCTATCCGACGGTCTCGATCACCTTCAAGGTCGCCGGACAAGCGGGCGAGCACTACCACGTGCCCCTGCTCATGAGCCCCTTCGCCTATTCCACCTACCGAGGAAGCTGAACTCACATGGCAATCAAGCTGGGACAGAACCAGTACGGCAAGGCCGAGAACCGCGTGGTGCGCGTCTACCGCGACACCCCGCGCCACCAGATCCGCGATCTGAACGTCTCGACCTCGCTGCGCGGTGAGTTCTCCGACGCCCACATCACCGGTGACCAGGCCGACGTGCTGCCCACCGACACCCAGAAGAACACCGCCTTCGCCTTCGCCAAGGAGAAGGGCATCCACTCCATCGAGGAGTACGCCCTCACCCTCGCGGATCACTTCATCTCCCGGGCCCCCACCGCCACCGGTGCGCGCATCGAGGTCGAGGAGTACTCCTGGGATCG
This sequence is a window from Nocardia yunnanensis. Protein-coding genes within it:
- a CDS encoding helix-turn-helix domain-containing protein, which codes for MTERSPGTAHPVLVTLAPILEKTGGRLVDPEKATADDIPVVWEGETLACVRFGAPEPDPLAGLDKILDEVATELGGPLTELPRADKQRAVRLLEERGAFTFRKSAETVAAALGVTRFTVYNYLNRERA
- a CDS encoding thiamine-binding protein yields the protein MRLRAEFTTEPFHGEGEAPPHAVAALDLAESAGLECDFGPLGTSVSGTDDKLLPVLGQIMVTAFAHGATRVTMQVEQDD
- the uraH gene encoding hydroxyisourate hydrolase, encoding MRRVSTITTHILDSALGKPAAGVEVRLEQVGPEVRVVAEGKTDDDGRIKDLGPEGLEAGHYRLTFDIESYAAATNQTYFYPTVSITFKVAGQAGEHYHVPLLMSPFAYSTYRGS
- a CDS encoding nucleobase:cation symporter-2 family protein, producing MSESNPAAPHSDPAAPHSDPESPAEPADRTADLGEGSVSVASGTVVELEKHPVDVVPPPFQLIAGGLQHIAAMVAGVVAPPLIVGAAVGLSTGETVMLITASLFTAGLATLLQSLGWWKFGARLPLINGGSFAAVGPILAIAKDAPGRALPIIFGATLVAGAMAVFAAPYFSRLHRFFPPIVGGTVISLIGLSLLPVALGWISGAGEGAMGEAHVPLKNLADAAFALVVVLLCHRFLKGFGRQLALLIGLIAGSLLGWPLGLLDTGPVRGSALIGFIPPWHFGAPQFEIGAIVSLCIVMLVVMTESTATMIALGEIVDRPAEEQHIAGGLRAAGVGTMLASVMGGFACGAFAQNVGLVALTRMYSRFVVAVSGGLLVLLGLFPVASAVVELVPKPALGGTGLVLFGTVAASGIRTLAKADLTDPINSLIVGVSLFIGMTPTVAPSFYAGLPGPFSIILASGISAGCLTALVLNQLFKSRVSNALATGTPAAQGS
- the uraD gene encoding 2-oxo-4-hydroxy-4-carboxy-5-ureidoimidazoline decarboxylase; translation: MVTLVEFNSTAGEELRPDLLTCCDAPTWADGVLADRPYADIDSLLARASELAAGLSGAEVDRALSAHPRIGDRVQGSDTHSAWSRQEQSGVSQDESVAAQLLEGNLAYEQRFGKVFLICATGLSAEQILASLNQRLTNDDETEAKVVAEELRKIAVLRLRKVFDA
- a CDS encoding IclR family transcriptional regulator, with the translated sequence MPAVKGPKAGAGGVQSIERAFGLLELMADEGGMMGLSQLAAESGLPLPTIHRLVRTLVDLGYLHQEPSRKYVLGPKLIKLGESSSQMLAVLARPHLQRLVDELGESANMAMLDGDQIVYVAQVQSRHSMRMFTEVGRRVLPHCTAVGKAILAGSPPELTRELLARTGMPRYTDSTITTPEEFAAQLDVAARVGYAMDEGEQELGVRCVAVAVPKAPARLAISVSGPVGRMTEELIERAAPLLTEIAESLSDDLR